The following coding sequences are from one Bos indicus x Bos taurus breed Angus x Brahman F1 hybrid chromosome 5, Bos_hybrid_MaternalHap_v2.0, whole genome shotgun sequence window:
- the LOC113892438 gene encoding killer cell lectin-like receptor subfamily F member 1 isoform X1 codes for MSLFPSHSKMDYSVYRMFGQMQNTEESMTQKPRKHPYHCQHMWTCKDNPKCPKWHQTALRLTSIAVVTLVATVIGLTVWVSHLSIYSCSDNPSERFSSENGTKDCNCMNLSPRKQQNSTNFIRNHSQNLCPNGWVQKKGKCYNFFKNYQSWIDSQKLCSTMKSHLLVIQDKAELDFLQSSIQDGIYFWIGLNISYPQNTWTWLDGTPLNLQLFQVLGEVEDDACALITKKGVFSEKCPIQNYWICQGVVPSSTDNDL; via the exons ATGTCTCTCTTTCCATCTCATTCAAAGATGGATTATTCTGTTTATAGGATGTTTGGACAGATGCAAAACACAGAGGAATCAATGACGCAGAAGCCAAGGAAACATCCCTATCATTGCCAACATATGTGGACATGCAAAG ATAACCCCAAATGTCCCAAATGGCATCAGACTGCTCTGAGACTGACCAGCATTGCCGTGGTTACACTTGTTGCCACAGTGATAGGACTAACTGTTTGGG tAAGTCACCTAAGCATATATTCCTGCAGTGACAACCCCAGCGAGAGGTTCAGTAGTGAGAATGGAACCAAAGATTGCAACTGCATGAATCTTTCTCCCAGGAAGCAGCAGAACAGTACAAACTTCATAA gaAACCATAGCCAAAACTTATGCCCTAATGGCTGGGTGCAGAAGAAAGGGAAATGCTATAACTTTTTCAAAAACTATCAATCATGGATCGATAGCCAAAAACTCTGTTCAACAATGAAATCACATCTCTTGGTGATCCAAGATAAGGCTGAATTG GATTTCTTACAGAGCAGTATACAAGATGGAATTTACTTTTGGATTGGATTGAACATTTCTTATCCACAAAATACGTGGACCTGGCTGGATGGCACCCCATTAAATCTACAACT ATTTCAAGTTCTTGGAGAGGTTGAAGATGATGCTTGTGCTTTAATAACAAAAAAGGGTGTTTTTTCTGAAAAGTGCCCCATTCAGAATTACTGGATTTGTCAAGGTGTTGTTCCTTCATCTACAGACAATGACCTCTGA